One part of the Trichoplusia ni isolate ovarian cell line Hi5 chromosome 2, tn1, whole genome shotgun sequence genome encodes these proteins:
- the LOC113504899 gene encoding protein PRRC1-like isoform X2 encodes MSGTDKKPKIPQPPAPAVGTGNLLSSVAPPSQLPNFVTASPVVPVASTAAEIPQIQMPQPVIQPVPAPVPVQPIIVQARDEPKPQPAQETFSPAIPLSKGEPMISIRSPEDSQTTHSPDSLPPDSTSEIEQLGDIMPGSGLFTWMKGAVSTGGLLHRVAEKAKSSVDSMITTLDPQMKEYLRSGGDLLIVVASDKEAKISPIRDAFQTVFGKANVVGYAAQSDVTAAQPVGYAAAYAAAKQRIAHIRSVHSELHNNVPIVAVEGFLQECVTDRWYDVSLLILSQPSLGIELQLQSQGTSVAAAAVAAAAAATPSDYEHAQTGYSVTIGSIMAASLQVPHTQWQEAATGVSRQDILQLAARSLAGSYKRLLAVSAAET; translated from the exons ATGAGTGGGACTGATAAGAAGCCGAAGATCCCGCAGCCGCCGGCACCAGCTGTCGGCACCGGGAATCTGTTGTCGAGTGTGGCGCCTCCCTCGCAGTTGCCTAACTTCGTGACTGCCAGCCCTGTGGTCCCTGTAGCAAGCACAGCTGCTGAG ATACCACAGATTCAGATGCCACAACCTGTAATACAGCCAGTACCAGCCCCGGTGCCAGTTCAGCCGATCATAGTACAAGCCAGAGATGAGCCCAAGCCTCAACCAGCTCAAGAAACATTCAG CCCAGCCATTCCACTGAGCAAGGGTGAACCAATGATTTCCATCAGATCACCAGAAGACTCACAGACCACTCATTCTCCTGACTCTCTGCCACCAGATTCCACATCAGAAATTGAACAGCTTG GTGACATAATGCCAGGCAGTGGTCTGTTTACTTGGATGAAGGGGGCCGTCTCGACCGGTGGGCTGTTACATCGCGTGGCTGAGAAGGCGAAAAGCTCGGTAGACTCCATGATCACAACCCTCGACCCACAGATGAAGGAGTACCTTA GAAGTGGTGGGGACTTGCTGATCGTGGTCGCTTCGGACAAAGAAGCGAAGATTTCACCGATCAGAGATGCATTCCAGACAGTATTTGGAAAAGCTAATGTCGT TGGCTACGCAGCACAAAGCGACGTGACAGCAGCACAGCCGGTGGGCTACGCAGCGGCGTACGCGGCGGCCAAACAACGCATCGCACACATACGCTCCGTGCATTCAGAACTACATAACAACGTGCCTATAGTCGCTGTAGAAGGATTCCTACAAGAATGTGTTACCGACAG ATGGTACGACGTATCCCTACTGATCCTCTCCCAGCCCTCACTGGGTATCGAGCTGCAGCTACAGTCGCAGGGCACTTCAGTAGCGGCGGCcgcggtggcggcggcggcggccgccaCGCCGTCAGACTACGAACACGCGCAGACCGGCTACAGTGTTACTATAGGTTCCATTATGGCTGCCAGTTTACAG GTCCCGCACACACAGTGGCAGGAGGCCGCGACAGGCGTGTCCCGGCAGGACATCCTGCAGCTGGCGGCGCGCTCGCTGGCCGGCTCCTACAAGCGTCTGCTCGCCGTATCCGCGGCCGAGACCTAG
- the LOC113504899 gene encoding protein PRRC1-like isoform X1 — protein MSGTDKKPKIPQPPAPAVGTGNLLSSVAPPSQLPNFVTASPVVPVASTAAEIPQIQMPQPVIQPVPAPVPVQPIIVQARDEPKPQPAQETFSPAIPLSKGEPMISIRSPEDSQTTHSPDSLPPDSTSEIEQLGDIMPGSGLFTWMKGAVSTGGLLHRVAEKAKSSVDSMITTLDPQMKEYLRSGGDLLIVVASDKEAKISPIRDAFQTVFGKANVVGYAAQSDVTAAQPVGYAAAYAAAKQRIAHIRSVHSELHNNVPIVAVEGFLQECVTDSPSGWYDVSLLILSQPSLGIELQLQSQGTSVAAAAVAAAAAATPSDYEHAQTGYSVTIGSIMAASLQVPHTQWQEAATGVSRQDILQLAARSLAGSYKRLLAVSAAET, from the exons ATGAGTGGGACTGATAAGAAGCCGAAGATCCCGCAGCCGCCGGCACCAGCTGTCGGCACCGGGAATCTGTTGTCGAGTGTGGCGCCTCCCTCGCAGTTGCCTAACTTCGTGACTGCCAGCCCTGTGGTCCCTGTAGCAAGCACAGCTGCTGAG ATACCACAGATTCAGATGCCACAACCTGTAATACAGCCAGTACCAGCCCCGGTGCCAGTTCAGCCGATCATAGTACAAGCCAGAGATGAGCCCAAGCCTCAACCAGCTCAAGAAACATTCAG CCCAGCCATTCCACTGAGCAAGGGTGAACCAATGATTTCCATCAGATCACCAGAAGACTCACAGACCACTCATTCTCCTGACTCTCTGCCACCAGATTCCACATCAGAAATTGAACAGCTTG GTGACATAATGCCAGGCAGTGGTCTGTTTACTTGGATGAAGGGGGCCGTCTCGACCGGTGGGCTGTTACATCGCGTGGCTGAGAAGGCGAAAAGCTCGGTAGACTCCATGATCACAACCCTCGACCCACAGATGAAGGAGTACCTTA GAAGTGGTGGGGACTTGCTGATCGTGGTCGCTTCGGACAAAGAAGCGAAGATTTCACCGATCAGAGATGCATTCCAGACAGTATTTGGAAAAGCTAATGTCGT TGGCTACGCAGCACAAAGCGACGTGACAGCAGCACAGCCGGTGGGCTACGCAGCGGCGTACGCGGCGGCCAAACAACGCATCGCACACATACGCTCCGTGCATTCAGAACTACATAACAACGTGCCTATAGTCGCTGTAGAAGGATTCCTACAAGAATGTGTTACCGACAG CCCATCAGG ATGGTACGACGTATCCCTACTGATCCTCTCCCAGCCCTCACTGGGTATCGAGCTGCAGCTACAGTCGCAGGGCACTTCAGTAGCGGCGGCcgcggtggcggcggcggcggccgccaCGCCGTCAGACTACGAACACGCGCAGACCGGCTACAGTGTTACTATAGGTTCCATTATGGCTGCCAGTTTACAG GTCCCGCACACACAGTGGCAGGAGGCCGCGACAGGCGTGTCCCGGCAGGACATCCTGCAGCTGGCGGCGCGCTCGCTGGCCGGCTCCTACAAGCGTCTGCTCGCCGTATCCGCGGCCGAGACCTAG
- the LOC113504983 gene encoding uncharacterized protein LOC113504983, protein MSLPTVTIRELSDATQDNTLNPSTKKVLEGILNDFMDLQYGKETPYTTGKQVIPSGAELEDVEKAAADDSAGKKFQDVFAQIEKTAKSGDLTPVTPNDGSWDPKLNPVLVLVTPNP, encoded by the coding sequence ATGTCTCTCCCAACGGTCACTATTCGCGAGCTGTCAGATGCGACACAGGACAACACCCTGAACCCGAGCACGAAGAAGGTCCTAGAAGGTATCCTCAATGACTTCATGGACTTGCAATACGGAAAGGAGACTCCCTACACTACTGGCAAGCAAGTCATCCCATCAGGAGCTGAACTAGAAGATGTAGAGAAGGCCGCAGCAGATGACAGCGCGGGAAAGAAATTCCAAGATGTCTTCGCACAGATTGAGAAGACGGCGAAATCTGGAGACCTGACACCAGTCACTCCGAATGATGGCTCTTGGGACCCGAAATTGAACCCCGTGTTGGTTCTAGTAACCCCTAACCCTTAG
- the LOC113504899 gene encoding protein PRRC1-like isoform X3, with the protein MSGTDKKPKIPQPPAPAVGTGNLLSSVAPPSQLPNFVTASPVVPVASTAAEIQMPQPVIQPVPAPVPVQPIIVQARDEPKPQPAQETFSPAIPLSKGEPMISIRSPEDSQTTHSPDSLPPDSTSEIEQLGDIMPGSGLFTWMKGAVSTGGLLHRVAEKAKSSVDSMITTLDPQMKEYLRSGGDLLIVVASDKEAKISPIRDAFQTVFGKANVVGYAAQSDVTAAQPVGYAAAYAAAKQRIAHIRSVHSELHNNVPIVAVEGFLQECVTDSPSGWYDVSLLILSQPSLGIELQLQSQGTSVAAAAVAAAAAATPSDYEHAQTGYSVTIGSIMAASLQVPHTQWQEAATGVSRQDILQLAARSLAGSYKRLLAVSAAET; encoded by the exons ATGAGTGGGACTGATAAGAAGCCGAAGATCCCGCAGCCGCCGGCACCAGCTGTCGGCACCGGGAATCTGTTGTCGAGTGTGGCGCCTCCCTCGCAGTTGCCTAACTTCGTGACTGCCAGCCCTGTGGTCCCTGTAGCAAGCACAGCTGCTGAG ATTCAGATGCCACAACCTGTAATACAGCCAGTACCAGCCCCGGTGCCAGTTCAGCCGATCATAGTACAAGCCAGAGATGAGCCCAAGCCTCAACCAGCTCAAGAAACATTCAG CCCAGCCATTCCACTGAGCAAGGGTGAACCAATGATTTCCATCAGATCACCAGAAGACTCACAGACCACTCATTCTCCTGACTCTCTGCCACCAGATTCCACATCAGAAATTGAACAGCTTG GTGACATAATGCCAGGCAGTGGTCTGTTTACTTGGATGAAGGGGGCCGTCTCGACCGGTGGGCTGTTACATCGCGTGGCTGAGAAGGCGAAAAGCTCGGTAGACTCCATGATCACAACCCTCGACCCACAGATGAAGGAGTACCTTA GAAGTGGTGGGGACTTGCTGATCGTGGTCGCTTCGGACAAAGAAGCGAAGATTTCACCGATCAGAGATGCATTCCAGACAGTATTTGGAAAAGCTAATGTCGT TGGCTACGCAGCACAAAGCGACGTGACAGCAGCACAGCCGGTGGGCTACGCAGCGGCGTACGCGGCGGCCAAACAACGCATCGCACACATACGCTCCGTGCATTCAGAACTACATAACAACGTGCCTATAGTCGCTGTAGAAGGATTCCTACAAGAATGTGTTACCGACAG CCCATCAGG ATGGTACGACGTATCCCTACTGATCCTCTCCCAGCCCTCACTGGGTATCGAGCTGCAGCTACAGTCGCAGGGCACTTCAGTAGCGGCGGCcgcggtggcggcggcggcggccgccaCGCCGTCAGACTACGAACACGCGCAGACCGGCTACAGTGTTACTATAGGTTCCATTATGGCTGCCAGTTTACAG GTCCCGCACACACAGTGGCAGGAGGCCGCGACAGGCGTGTCCCGGCAGGACATCCTGCAGCTGGCGGCGCGCTCGCTGGCCGGCTCCTACAAGCGTCTGCTCGCCGTATCCGCGGCCGAGACCTAG
- the LOC113504994 gene encoding calphotin-like has protein sequence MKVLLLALFVAAVAAVPLPEDASDAVQMIVNGVPEGQALDVDHIVDIKLKEHADGQLVAASNLLHPYTAVGIAEAAGVAPYSDVLPEAVALPAPVEPEVVPSPVVLPAPVEPEVNPAPVVLPAPAAPEVVPSPVVLPAPVAPEVNPAPVVLPAPAAPEVVPSPVVLPAPATPEVVPAPVVLPAPVAPEVVPAPVVLPAPAVPEVVIDEALPAPAPQFPEGEVYNDGLVQVQVNGPEDPGMLATLQSWLSMVINYFNNGAVTSQQIV, from the coding sequence atgaaagtacTACTGTTGGCTCTGTTCGTCGCGGCCGTTGCTGCCGTGCCTCTGCCCGAGGATGCCAGTGACGCTGTGCAGATGATCGTGAACGGCGTCCCCGAGGGACAGGCCCTGGATGTAGACCACATCGTGGACATCAAGCTGAAGGAGCACGCTGACGGCCAGCTGGTCGCTGCCTCCAACCTCCTCCACCCCTACACCGCTGTCGGCATCGCCGAGGCCGCTGGTGTCGCTCCCTACTCTGACGTGCTCCCCGAAGCTGTCGCGTTGCCCGCCCCCGTTGAACCTGAAGTAGTCCCCTCACCCGTTGTCCTGCCCGCCCCCGTTGAACCTGAAGTCAACCCTGCCCCCGTTGTCTTGCCCGCTCCCGCTGCCCCGGAAGTCGTCCCTTCACCCGTTGTCTTGCCAGCACCTGTTGCCCCTGAAGTCAACCCCGCACCCGTTGTCTTGCCTGCTCCCGCTGCCCCGGAAGTCGTCCCTTCCCCCGTGGTCTTGCCCGCCCCCGCTACTCCTGAGGTAGTCCCCGCCCCCGTTGTCTTGCCCGCCCCCGTGGCCCCTGAAGTCGTGCCCGCTCCCGTTGTTCTGCCAGCTCCAGCTGTCCCTGAAGTTGTTATTGACGAGGCTTTGCCCGCCCCCGCCCCTCAGTTCCCCGAAGGTGAGGTCTACAACGACGGTCTCGTCCAGGTGCAGGTCAACGGCCCTGAAGACCCCGGTATGCTGGCCACCCTCCAGTCCTGGTTGAGCATGGTCATCAACTACTTCAACAACGGTGCCGTCACCTCTCAACAGATTGTCTAA
- the LOC113504923 gene encoding uncharacterized protein LOC113504923 gives MKFFAVFAAILAVAASHSSWTLNELSQAIQDPNTDPAMLPHLEAALDQMMDQIYAGANVEAVTVTVPAATVTWTLGQISDALQNPETDPALIPYLEEALNNIMDSIMAGNDVTAVPVAIPALEVTHWTLHELSEALQNPATNPALVPYLEHALNEMMDAIYAGHEMGAIVVAVPAGLDPVAPIPVVPTPVEVVAPVEAVPEVPATVPTTTPLVQIIVNIKEKQAAAAVAAPSFGPTPRA, from the exons atGAAATTCTTCGCCGTCTTCGCTGCTATCCTGGCCGTAGCCGCCAGCCACTCCTCATGGACCCTGAACGAGCTGTCCCAGGCCATCCAGGACCCCAACACCGACCCCGCTATGCTCCCCCACCTCGAAGCCGCTCTTGACCAGATGATGGACCAGATCTACGCCGGAGCCAATGTT GAAGCCGTGACCGTCACAGTTCCCGCTGCTACCGTTACCTGGACTCTTGGCCAGATCTCCGACGCTCTGCAGAACCCTGAGACCGACCCCGCCCTCATCCCCTACTTGGAGGAGGCCCTCAACAACATCATGGACTCCATCATGGCCGGAAACGACGTT ACCGCCGTCCCCGTCGCCATCCCCGCTCTGGAGGTCACCCACTGGACCCTCCACGAGCTGTCCGAGGCTCTCCAGAACCCGGCCACCAACCCCGCCCTCGTGCCCTACCTCGAGCACGCCCTTAACGAGATGATGGACGCTATCTACGCCGGTCACGAGATG GGAGCCATCGTCGTCGCCGTCCCCGCTGGTCTTGACCCTGTCGCCCCCATCCCCGTCGTCCCAACCCCCGTCGAAGTTGTGGCTCCTGTTGAGGCCGTCCCCGAGGTCCCCGCGACTGTCCCCACCACCACCCCCCTCGTCCAGATCATCGTCAACATTAAGGAGAAGCAG GCTGCTGCTGCCGTCGCCGCCCCCAGCTTCGGACCCACCCCCCGCGCTTAA